Proteins from a single region of Rhinatrema bivittatum chromosome 13, aRhiBiv1.1, whole genome shotgun sequence:
- the LOC115075038 gene encoding mexicain-like yields the protein MHLEKFLLILVSILACNTLTLKSLDDEWTLWKSDHERRYSSPKEEDVRRKIWEANWQKVTEHNKLADQGKKSYWMKMNHFADKTANELKLKSCLRNSTSQERNFKSYQGKKYQTGPPNVDWRDEKCVTAVKDQGLCGSCWAFATVGTIESRFCIKYGPLVELSEQQLVDCDYYNGGCCGGYPSSALEYIIDHGLMKSSKYKYKGYNSECRFKYRQALQVNASKFYDFRGEDNIASALAHDGPLSITFAVDVDFFFYDKGIFDGDCAPYSNHAMLAVGYGAMDYEEYWIVKNSWGHYWGENGYVKIKRNVNLCNIGDWASAADLV from the exons ATGCATTTGGAGAAGTTCCTCCTTATTCTGGTATCTATTCTTGCCTGCAATACGCTGACTTTGAAAAGTCTGGACGATGAATGGACACTCTGGAAATCAGATCATG AAAGGAGATATAGCTCCCCGAAGGAAGAGGATGTTCGAAGAAAAATATGGGAGGCCAACTGGCAAAAAGTCACAGAACACAACAAACTGGCTGACCAGGGAAAGAAAAGTTACTGGATGAAGATGAATCACTTTGCTGACAAG ACGGCAAATGAATTGAAATTGAAAAGCTGCTTACGGAATTCAACATCCCAAGAgaggaattttaaaagctaccagGGTAAGAAGTATCAAACAGGGCCCCCAAATGTGGACTGGAGAGATGAGAAGTGCGTCACGGCTGTGAAGGACCAAGGCTTGTGCGGCTCCTGCTGGGCGTTCGCCACG GTGGGTACAATAGAGTCTCGGTTCTGTATCAAATATGGACCACTGGTGGAGCTGAGCGAGCAGCAGCTGGTGGACTGCGATTATTACAATGGTGGCTGCTGTGGCGGATATCCTAGTAGTGCGCTTGAATATATTATCGATCATGGGCTGATGAAAAGTTCCAAGTACAAATATAAAGGATAT aatAGCGAATGCCGTTTCAAATATCGCCAAGCCCTGCAAGTGAACGCCTCCAAATTCTATGACTTCAGAGGAGAAGACAACATTGCATCTGCCCTGGCTCACGATGGGCCTTTGTCTATAACATTTGCTGTGGATGTTGACTTTTTCTTCTATGACAAAG GAATCTTTGATGGTGATTGTGCTCCATATTCTAACCATGCAATGCTTGCTGTCGGCTACGGAGCTATGGACTATGAAGAATATTGGATAGTAAAAAACAG TTGGGGTCACTACTGGGGAGAGAATGGATATGTGAAAATCAAACGCAATGTCAACCTCTGTAATATTGGTGACTGGGCATCAGCTGCAGACCTGGTCTGA